One region of Maribacter dokdonensis DSW-8 genomic DNA includes:
- a CDS encoding sigma-70 family RNA polymerase sigma factor: MKTELNTIWIDLNEELYTFILGRIKDEHIAKDIHQEVFLKVQTKIHQLKHTSKLTSWVYQITRNSIIDHYRKSPNKTISINDMDFPEVDSENFEYANLTNCINQKIEDLSSHHKEAIILTSFQNYSQKELAQHLNISYSGTKSRVQKAKEILKENILDCPNVASDDTGKLIDFEKK; encoded by the coding sequence GTGAAAACCGAACTTAACACCATTTGGATAGATTTAAATGAAGAACTGTATACCTTTATTTTAGGGAGAATTAAGGATGAACACATTGCTAAAGATATTCATCAAGAAGTATTTTTAAAGGTTCAAACTAAAATACATCAGCTTAAACACACCTCTAAGCTTACCTCTTGGGTATATCAAATCACACGGAACAGTATTATTGACCACTATAGAAAATCTCCCAATAAAACTATTTCAATAAACGATATGGATTTCCCCGAAGTGGATAGTGAAAATTTTGAATACGCCAACCTAACAAATTGTATCAATCAAAAAATTGAAGACCTATCCTCTCATCATAAAGAAGCCATTATATTGACTTCTTTTCAAAATTATTCGCAAAAAGAACTTGCCCAGCATTTGAACATCTCCTATTCCGGTACAAAATCCAGGGTACAAAAAGCCAAGGAAATTTTAAAGGAGAATATTCTAGATTGCCCAAATGTAGCATCTGATGATACGGGCAAATTAATAGATTTTGAAAAAAAGTAA